One genomic segment of Syngnathus typhle isolate RoL2023-S1 ecotype Sweden linkage group LG8, RoL_Styp_1.0, whole genome shotgun sequence includes these proteins:
- the insyn2ab gene encoding inhibitory synaptic factor 2A: MVSKEDSKCMLASDSDDSDSDAGLDAQQVKKKNKALQVRFKDICEAQNDFRGKHTRSISCKVTHRQYMTMPARRSIPNVTRSTGVQTSPDLTKRYKTFPFERKKGHTFKHAALVEDYRGQNNGFLSDIKAVGEDGQPIGVSSKCQEKMVGQTKALLHHTDDSSETEDLICDANCVDGPSCTDSHFSQESRLSNPKSEPDHQDCGARTKHKGLPREETDAKRQLATSEFVMGRGPVAWNSLTQVESLGSPSKACKRKKGPQLSEQQSQTLPHSAKCSAQSQGPCRARHASASSKLQRTPGTGEGFPPGNTGGVGGGRLIIPLSDDKDIKAQLQAMETLINSSQETIKVLLGVIQELEKGEAQREGLTYRTGQDTANCDTCRNSACIIYSVELDFKLQEDKLQPLMKRLCPQGSQLCPALPYSNEVFTSTPKRKSKSDSKKHARWKLWFL, translated from the exons ATGGTGAGCAAAGAGGACAGCAAATGCATGCTTGCGTCAGACTCCGATGACTCCGATTCCGACGCGGGCCTCGACGCTCAGCaggtgaagaagaaaaacaaggccCTGCAGGTTCGATTTAAGGATATCTGCGAAGCGCAGAATGACTTTCGTGGTAAACACACCAGATCCATTTCCTGTAAAGTGACACACCGACAATACATGACCATGCCGGCCAGACGATCCATCCCCAACGTGACCAGGAGCACCGGCGTGCAGACATCGCCGGACTTAACCAAACGCTACAAAACGTTTCCCTTCGAGAGGAAAAAGGGACATACGTTTAAACACGCGGCTTTAGTGGAAGATTACCGGGGACAAAACAACGGCTTCCTGAGCGATATAAAAGCCGTTGGAGAGGACGGGCAACCCATCGGGGTGTCTTCAAAGTGCCAGGAGAAGATGGTGGGTCAGACCAAAGCTTTGCTCCATCACACCGACGACAGCAGCGAGACGGAGGATTTGATTTGCGACGCCAACTGTGTGGACGGACCCTCGTGTACAGACTCGCATTTCTCGCAAGAGTCCCGCCTGAgcaaccccaaaagtgaaccggATCATCAGGATTGCGGGGCGAGGACCAAACACAAAGGATTACCCCGAGAAGAAACGGACGCCAAGCGTCAGCTGGCTACCTCTGAATTTGTAATGGGCCGGGGCCCGGTGGCTTGGAATTCTTTGACCCAAGTGGAGTCTTTAGGAAGCCCCTCCAAGGCTTGTAAAAGAAAGAAGGGGCCGCAGTTAAGCGAGCAGCAGTCGCAGACGCTGCCTCACAGCGCCAAATGTTCGGCGCAGTCGCAAGGACCGTGTCGGGCGAGGCACGCGTCGGCGTCTTCCAAGCTGCAGCGGACGCCGGGGACGGGCGAGGGCTTCCCACCGGGAAATACCGGAGGCGTGGGCGGCGGCCGGCTGATCATCCCCTTATCTGACGACAAGGATATCAAAGCACAGCTGCAGGCCATGGAGACTCTCATCAACTCCAGCCAGGAGACCATCAAGGTCCTGCTTGGCGTTATTCAAGAGTTGGAGAAAGGTGAAGCACAGCGGGAGGG GCTCACCTACCGAACAGGACAAGACACGGCGAACTGTGACACTTGTCGAAACAGCGCATGCATCATTTACAG TGTGGAATTGGACTTCAAGCTGCAGGAGGACAAGCTGCAGCCGCTGATGAAGAGACTTTGCCCCCAGGGCAGCCAACTATGTCCCGCCCTGCCTTACTCCAACGAAGTCTTCACATCCACTCCCAAACGCAAATCCAAGTCGGACTCTAAGAAGCACGCCCGCTGGAAACTGTGGTTCCTTTGA
- the LOC133158237 gene encoding uncharacterized protein LOC133158237, whose amino-acid sequence MRVCNGRQDGCQWESAIMRPNKGRQAHSAADGLALSAAKNRTAQIAKGDSGLCVVIDGSIIPTSPASSYRTCVRREVPPRWTSSVVFLDKLFSVSLVAPDKRGAGQNVLYKSSVFVRICSPESSGGVGEAVLVGEQHDGGKSLGRRGAATSTQDRREESQEHPAKTAKGVEMDYCQFFLKTNTPEAWPKSLSLKEALELYRPDFISQSQGRVRMMEQRKRRGKTSADLIRDEDVRRRRCTTCAGLVRDGDVRKRKCTTPDPLSDNLFKPSRRSISIKEMQQRSRRLYNKLPEVEKKKQEEEKRTVFQANRLRVELFKKRLLDHILQR is encoded by the exons ATGAGAGTCTGCAACGGCCGACAGGATGGGTGCCAATGGGAATCTGCAATCATGAGGCCTAATAAGGGCAGACAAGCCCACTCAGCAGCTGATGGATTGGCGCTGAGCGCTGCGAAGAACAGGACGGCTCAGATTGCAAAGGGGGATAGCGGACTGTGCGTGGTGATAGATGGCTCAATCATTCCTACGTCCCCGGCGTCCTCCTACCGGACCTGCGTTCGCCGAGAAGTGCCGCCAAGGTGGACCAGCTCTGTTGTCTTTCTGGACAAGCTATTTTCAGTTTCCCTGGTGGCACCGGACAAGAGGGGAGCAGGACAAAACGTTCTGTATAAGTCTTCCGTGTTCGTTCGGATCTGCTCACCGGAAAGTTCCGGAGGCGTCGGGGAGGCCGTGTTGGTCGGCGAGCAGCATGATGGAGGCAAGAGTTTGGGACGGCGTGGAGCAGCGACAT cAACTCAAGACAGGAGAGAAGAATCACAAGAACATCCGGCGAAGACGGCAAAAGGTGTCGAGATGGATTATTGTCAGTTCTTCTTGAAGACAAACACTCCAGAAGCCTGGCCCAAGTCGCTCAGTCTCAAA GAGGCTCTGGAGCTCTACAGGCCAGACTTCATCAGCCAATCTCAGGGTCGAGTGAGGATGAtggagcagaggaagaggagggggaagACCAGCGCCGACCTGATACGAGACGAAGACGTGAGAAGGAGGAGGTGCACCACCTGTGCCGGCCTGGTACGAGACGGAGACGTGCGAAAGAGGAAGTGCACCACGCCGGATCCGCTTAGCG ATAACCTTTTCAAGCCAAGCAGGAGGTCGATATCAATTAAAGAAATGCAACAGCGATCCAGAAG GTTGTACAACAAGCTGCCAGAggtggaaaagaaaaagcaggaggaagagaagagaaCAGTGTTCCAAGCCAACAGACTGCGAGTAGAACTCTTTAAAAAG agacttctggaccacATTCTGCAAAGATGA